TGAACAGTTTACTATGGAACAGGCCATGCTTATCCTCAGACAGTGTCTTCTCGATTATTTCTTCTCCAGGAATGAAATTCCAGCAACGTACAAACGGTACTTCATCGATTATTTTAAGTACGTTGACCGGGCGAAGCTGCGTGAGGTGCTTCACGGGGAGGTCCTCCCTCATGGGGATGGCGAAGTGGATCAGGACCCGCCGCAAAGCGACTGCGATTTGAGTGACAGCAGCTCGGAGGAGGGAGACCAAAGGGACGACACGGGCGGATATCCCCTCCCCAATAGGAGTAAAACCTGGGAGAACAAAACAGGGGGGAACATAAAACGCAAGTTCCTCAAccaggaaataaaaaaaagagtcgTAATCACCAACGAAGGGTCCATAACGTTACACTTGGGGATATTATATTTGCCGCAGCTGGGGCCATACAATTTTGTCATTCCGCAGATCAACGGAATGATGGGTGTGTCAATGAACGCAGCTATTTGTGCCGCTTTGAACCATCCAGAAAATATCTCTTTTGCAATTTTAGGAGATTCCTCCTTTGGCTTTACCTCCAACGAAGTAGAAACGATGTGCCGCTTCAAGTTAAAAGTCGTTCTCATTATTTTAAACAACAACGGCATATACGGTGATAGGGACTTCCAAACAAAGGGACCCCATTTTGACGAGGTGAATAAggatgcccatttttttcttcaaaatccTTCCGCTCTTTACCATTTTAGCAAGTATGAAAATTATGTGACTGCCCACGGGGGGTATGGTCGCTATGTGGATAATCGGGAAGACTTTCTACAGCAGATCAAGTACGTCATGAGCGAAAGTTTTAACTCCTTCCCAGTGCTACTAAACGTTATCGTGGGGGACGCACAGTCGGTTAAGTTTGACGTGGACAAGTATATACAGTGAGGCACCGCAAAATGGgaggactttttttttccccacacaTGTGAGGTGAGCCAATCGGTTGATGAGCGATCCGCTTTTGCAGCGCTGGCTCAGTGTGCTCATTTATCAACCTGTGTAGCTATCccctttttaccttttaattttacaccGGACGAGGCCACATGCACACGCCTATCTCTGCATGCATGTTGTTAGATAAACATCCATGAGAGAACATCCCCATgcatgcaatttttaaaatttaatgatgCACCCCTGCTTGGAGCCGCTCCCCGTAATGTTGGGGGAAGCGAGCCCTGATAATTTCAAATCGTTTAAGTGGAACACACGATGAATTATGCGTCACTTGAGCGGTTGCAAAGAATACTCCGTTATAGGGGGGTCGGAGCTGGCAACAACTACGCTCAGGATGCGCCAAATTTTGTTCAGCCAACCTGTTGAGCGTCGCAACGTTCGCTAACCACGTAGGTGGGGTGCCTTTCCGCTTGTCAACTTAATGAGgggaagcaaagaaaaaagaaaaaaaatggacacaaCGGAGTGGGCCAATACGTGGGCTACAGTCATTTGTGTTTCACAGCGGAAGTGGACGCGGCTACCCAAGCCGGTTGTAATTGTGCACATATGGTGGTCACCACTGATACcttgtgtgtatgtgtgggAGGGCAGGTCCCCCCCTCCggtacaataaaaaaaaaaaattaacgtgTCATAGTGGCCCCCTTTTGGCAACAACGTACAAGTGTTCATCTCGAACGGGGAGGGAAtacttgaaaaaattggctcAACTCGGAGGGGCAAAAAGATTTAATTGGCGTTTTtcactgcaaaaaaaaaaaaaaaaagttcacctGTACACGATTTGTTTGGAAAAGGGGGCATACTGTTACCGCTGCATAAAgttatatatgtgcatgctgaaattgaaaaaaagtgtcctcctttttgcaaaaaataaatcagtCCAGCCACAGGGAAATGCAAACGGGACAAATTAGCAAAAACGTGGGAGCCATTTTGCAGAGGAGTATGCTCCACGTGTTTCTTTTCCGTGGAGCCCTTTTCATAACACAGCTCACACCTTTTCGTTTCTGCGCATATGCACGTGCGTGTATTTGTGCGCAGcgcaaaattttatcctccTCCCAGTTTTCGTGCATACTTCTTTACGTGTACAGTGtagtgtactttttttttttgggggtggGCAAaggcacacttttttttatttttgcttatcGTTGCGACCATTTCTTCGCAAAATTGTGCTCTCATCGATATTTTATTTGCCCCCTTGTAGTAAACCTTACCATGTCAATGTCACATCGCATCATATTATGCCCATATATAATTCCCTCATTGtgtcatttcttttttttttcccactttgtgTTTACCATTTCACCCTCCTGGAACGATAACAATTAAgtgtttaacaaaaaaaaaaaaaggacccaTTCCGAAgtgaaagaaagaaaaaaaaaaaaaaagcgatttTTCGTCAACTTCATCAAAATTAAGCAATCTCAAAGTTGAGCGAGTTTAACTGCCATTTGCGCAAACGTAGTATCTTGTGACAGGAGCTTGTTTCGTCTGCGCGCTGGAAGAGAAAGGCCGTTTTTACGCGAAAGTTCGCTGCCCTTGTGTTTGTATGAGTGTTTGCACATGAGCATAGGCGCACACGAGCGTATGCACATAACGAGATCATTTACAAACAGGAGCACATCCGTTCACACCTTTTACACGTTGTTGTGAAGGGCGTTTTTGCAAGCGCACGTGTGCATTTCGTGAGCCGCGAAAGCTTCCCTGGCTGCCGCCGTACGCTGCCGCTGTACGCTGCCGCTTTACAGTGCCGCCTTACAGTGCCCCCCGTGAGTGTGTACCCCATAATGGAGAACAGTGCCGATGTGAAGGCGGTGGCCGATGAAAACAACGGAGATGGGAAAGTgacgaaaaagaagaacctGAGCAGACTCATTGTGGAGGAAGCAACGAACGATGACAACTCCGTTGTGGCCCTGAACACCAAGCGAATGGAGGAATTGAACTTTTTCCGAGGGGACACCATCCTGATtaagggaaagaaaaggcaCTCCACCATTTGCATCATTTTGAATGACAACGAATTGGATGAAGGCAAAATTCGGATCAACAAAGTTGCCAGGAAAAACCTTAGGGTTTGCTTGGGAGGTAACGCGCAAGGATGCACTCGCGGAATGTACCTCCGTGTGTAAACTGCCCACAGCAGGGTGGGGCCCGTCACTCTGCAGGCAGCGCTCTAACGCCACGAACGTCACTCCTTCGTGTCGTTCTTCCCCATCGGCGCGCTTTCCCATCGCCGCTCTTTTCCATCACCGCTCATCTCCATCACCGCTCATCTCCATCGCCGCTCATCCCCATCGCCGCTCATCCCCATCGCCGCTCATCCCCATCGCCGCTCATCTCCATCACCGCTCCTCCCCATCACCGCACCCCCCCTCAGACATCGTCTACGTGAAACCGTGCCCCGAAATCCCGTACGGAAAGAAAATCCAGGTGCTGCCCCTTGATGACACCATCGAAGGCCTTGCGAAGGACACCCTGTTCGAGATTTTCCTAAAGCCGTACTTCAACGAATCGTACAGACCAGTGAAGAAAGGAGACTTGTTCCTTGTCCGAGGTGGGTTCATGTCGGTAGAATTCAAAGTGGTTGAAGTGGACCCTGATGACTTCTGCATCGTTTCCCCAGACACGGTGATATACTACGAAGGAGATCCCATCAAAAGAGACGATGAAGAAAAGCTAGACGAAATAGGTTATGATGACATAGGAGGATGTAAAAAACAGCTAGCTCAAATTAGAGAAATGATCGAACTGCCACTGAGACACCCAGGATTATTTAAGACGTTAGGAGTGAAACCACCCAGAGGAGTATTGCTATATGGACCCCCAGGAAGTGGAAAGACTTGTATAGCTAGAGCTGTGGCAAATGAAACaggagcctttttttttctcataaatGGACCAGAAGTAATGAGTAAAATGGCAGGAGAGGCAGAAGCAAATTTAAGGAGAGCCTtcgaagaagcagaaaaaaattcccctgCAATTATCTTCATTGACGAAATTGATTCCATTGCTcccaaaagagaaaaaacaaatggagaaGTTGAAAGGAGAGTAGTTTCCCAATTGCTAACCCTAATGGATGGAATCAAAAGTAGAGGACAAGTAGTAGTCATAGCAGCAACCAATAGGCAAAATTCTATAGACCCTGCGTTGAGACGATTTGGCAGATTTGACAGAGAAATTGATATAGGAGTACCTGATGACAATGGAagatttgaaattttaagaatACACACCAAAAATATGAAGCTGTCTCCAGATGTGAAGCTAGAAGAACTGGCAAGCAGCACACACGGTTTTGTTGGTGCAGATTTGGCTCAGCTATGTACAGAAGCCGCACTAACATGTATccgagaaaaaatggatgtaaTCGATTTGGAAGATGAAATTATTGACAAGGAGGTGTTAGAAAGTATGTGCGTAACACAGGATCATTTTAACATGGCGTTGGGTACATGCAACCCATCGTCGTTACGAGAAACCGTTGTTGAAGTTCCGAATGTGAAATGGGATGACATTGGTGGACTGGATGAAGTGAAGAATACGTTACGTGAAATGATTCTCTATCCAATTGACCATCCagataaatttgaaaagttTGGTATGTCTCCATCTAGgggtgttttattttatggcCCCCCAGGTTGTGGTAAAACGTTACTAGCCAAAGCCGTTGCATCTGAATGTTCAGCTAATTTTGTATCCATTAAAGGTCCAGAACTGCTAACCATGTGGTTTGGTGAGTCCGAAGCAAATGTTAGAGAAGTATTCGACAAAGCTAGAGCTGCGGCACCTTGTGTTTTATTCTTTGACGAGTTAGATTCCATTGGGACGCAAAGAGGATCTACCCTTGGAGATGGAAGCGGTGCTGGAGATCGTGTAATGAATCAGTTACTAACCGAAATTGATGGGGTTGGACCGAAGAAAAATCTCTTCTTCATAGGAGCAACCAACAGACCTGAATTGTTAGATGAAGCGTTACTAAGACCAGGAAGACTAGATCAGTTGATTTATATTCCTTTGCCTGATTTAGCTGCAAGAATTTCTATCCTAAGCGCTATATTGAGGAAGTGCCCCGTAGCTGATAATGTGCCTATAGACTTTTTGGCCCAGAAGACCGCCGGATTTAGTGGCGCCGATTTAGCGGAGCTCTGCCAGAGGGCAGCCAGAGCGGCCATTCGAGATGCCATCGATGCGGaggaaatgaacaaaaagtCTAAGCTACAAATGTatccaaatgaaaaaaccGAAAATGGGGAGAATGCTCAAAGCATTCAAAATGGTACCACTGTGCAGAATAACGAAGAAAGTACAATCAAATATGAAATTACGAGGCACCACTTCAAGGAGGGACTAGCTGGTGCTAGGAGAAGTGTTTCACAAGCCGACCTAATTAAGTACGACAACTTTAGAATAAAGTTCGATCCTCTGTATAAGACGAAGACGGGTGGTGGAAACGATGACTTCATCATTGATTGGCCCGATGAGGAGAACAACGAGGAACCCCAGGAGTACAACGTGGATGATGACTTGTACTCGTAGTTCGGCGAGAGTGAGTCTTCTTCGCGTGCCTACACAGCCGTGCACACCCTGCATGGTTGTACCGCCGTGCCCACTCCGCATGGTTGTACCGCTGTGCCCACTCTGCATGGTTGTACCGCCGTGCCCACTCTGCCCTGTTGTACACTTACCCAATTTTTCCCCGAACCCAGTTATCGAATTCCCCACCAGTCAGCTGTGCACACCTGTGTGCTTACATCCCCCCGTGCAAACATACCCACCTGCacgccttttttaattccccttttgccaTTATAACAAagttgtacattttttaagccaAGAAGGGGGCCCAAATTGCACCGCCCATCTTCTCTTCACAGTTCACGTAAGTGTGTGTGTACCAGTCTGGGGACTTGCCCCTGTGTACATCTGTACGTCTGTgtgaattaaataaaaccGTTAAagttttaacaaatttaagtGATAGCATCTTTTGGAAGCGTCTTTTGGGCAGCCTCCTTTTGGGTAGCCCCCTTTTGGGGAGCATCCTTTTGCACCGTTTTGGCCAACAATATGTGTGCAGTTGTATGAGTAAGGAGGTTCCTACCTGTTCAGCTAATGCGGCCTTTTTGCTTCTAAAAAGTGTcacatttggggggggtatCCTTTTAAGGGGCTGCAAGGTGCACCTCCATGAGGGTTTATAAatgtgtatgtacgtacatgtgcTCACCGCGTGTGTGGTAGACGCGGAGGTGTACCTCCCCTCCCTTCCCCCCAACGCTGCGACATTTTCTGTGGTGAACTCCCCACACTTAGAAGATCAACACCGGGGGGTAAAAAGGAGAGcagtttgaaaaataaaaaaaaaagagaaacaaacACGAAAAGAAACGAAGCGAAGTTGCCCGATTGATCGAGTGAGCTCCCTATGAGTGAAGGCGACATGGGGAAACATACCCTTTTGCGAAAAATAGGGAAACGCGGAGAGCACTTTAAAATGGGGTAAGTATATACGCCCAAAACGGCCATGGCGCAAATAACGTAATTTGccccaaaaaatttttgatggTGGGGTAATACTCCCGTTCTCATAAGTGTATATCCTTATGTGGGTCTGCACACACGCTTCCAAACGGATGAGATGGGTTAATTTGGAAATTATTCGATAGCCCTTTGTTGAACGCCACACCTCACCCTAGAGTGGAGTACCATTTTTCCATGTGCAAAGTTTCCGGATGTTCAACTTGTGTAGAAGTAGACGGGCTTCCCAATTGAAAGACAGTCTACATCCCgttgctaaaaaatgaagtgcttaaaaataacattttgcTTTGCTGTCCAGTTTGTAGCtagctagaaaaaaaaaaaaaaaatcccacaATTTttctgacttgttcatattttttaagctttttttttttttttttgcacaaatatgtacatataaaaagtcattttattttatttttttttctagaaAATATCTGTGTTTATCTAGCCAAAATGTCAAAAAGCACAAAAGCGATTTATAATAACATTGAGTGTTATAAAATTTGAGGGTGGGAAAGGCAAAGGGACGTGGACAATGTAACTGCCAATTTTGCTGTTCTTCATTCGGGATGGGAAGTTTAAGGGGGAGGCGGCCTTTCGACCAGTTTCTTGCTCATTATCTCCGCGCTCATCATTTCTACGTTTGTCATTCCCGCGAAGCGCATTTTTTCCGCGCGCGTGCCTCGCTCTGAGATAACCGGAGATTACCTAGAGATGCGTTCCTCCCATGTTATCACGCAGCAGCAGTTAAGCATCCCCTCCGATATGCCGCAAAAGTGACAATTAcctcaaatttttttcccctttcatTAAAAGCATACTTAAACGTAAAACTAGAACTTTTGAATTGtctatttttgcaatttttaaaacgtcTTCGTTGAGTCATTTTgagcttttattttattttattttttttctcctacaGTTTGcttatctttttaaaaaaaaactacactGCCCGCTATGTCTTATTTAACGAAATTGCTGATTTGAGACTAATCAGCATGCCTAATAAATCTGAGCAAGTGTAGCCCTTTGTGCAGTTACGGATTAAGCGAATTTCTGTACTATTCACATGATGGGCTAAAGACACAGTATCGTCGAAgagtgaattttttaagcccATTCTGAGAAGTATACACCATTGTTtgcttcatttatttatttatttttattttttttttgtgaacctGCAAGGGGCGTTATGCTTCATATTACCCACGCGACGTCGCTTTGGCTTAGAGAACCATGTCATTGCACTAATGTTACTGCAATCAGTTTCAACATTGACATTGTTGACCTTCTCAAGATTGCTAGCTTTGCTCCTGCTGTGAGTAGTGCGCCacaaatatttatgcacatgcaaaaaaaaaaaggaaagaaagacGAGAGAACAGAACTGGAGAAATGCCCGCTTGCACACACACCTGCCCATGATCAGCCACATGTGAGAAAAAATCACCAAACGGTTGTCACACTTGCGAAGTTGCGCATGCGaggtgtatacatatatatgtatatttatggGCACAAAAAGACGAGACCAATGAGTCGAACGTAAAATGAGCCGCTTTTCACTtcaaaaaatagtttttaaTGACGACAAATTGTTGAGCTGTGAAAATGCCCCTAAGGACGATGCCGCTTCGTTTAAAAGCTTCACGACATCACAATTTAGAAGCgacaaaggaaaaagtggGTTTCCCCATCAGAGGGTCGGAAACACCGAACTGAAGTGTGCATCAAATTTTGAAGATACGCCAAATGATGCTTCCCAGCAAAAATGCGAGGACCATAGAAGTGGACCCTCCCCACTGAATAGTGCACACACCttggaggaaaacaaaaatagggggtacataaatttgataaaaaataacgtaaaaaatgttatcagtaatataattaataggAAATCCATActgggaaggaaaaacaacgAAGACGTGAGAGAagacgagaaaaaaaaggcaggtGAAGTAAAGAACAAAGGGCAGAATAGCAATGCAGCTCTGAGCAAAGAGAAGAACAACAGTGTAGCTCTGAGCAAAGAGAAGAACAACAGTGTAGCTCTGAGCAAAGAGAAGAACAACAGTGTAGCTCTGAGCAAAGAGAAGAACAACAGTGTAGCTCTGAGCAAAGAGAAGAACAACAGTGTAGCTCTGAGCAAAGAGAAGAACAACAGTGGAGCTCTGAGCAAAAGAGTAGAATTTCCTGACTCGAATGGGGCATCACCAGATTTGAAACCGGTTCCAAGGGGtactgaaaaaaagggaagcaccTCCAACTGGGTTAGAAGCAACCTTGGAAATAAGTCCTCCGTTAGACAAACTTGGATAAACTTGAAAAATGGCGACAAGAATGTTGCCAAAAATGTcgacaaaaatgatgacaagAATGTTGCCAAAAATGTcgacaaaaatgatgacaaaAAGGATGCCAGAAATGATgccaaaaatgaagacaaaaatgatgccaaaaatgatgacaaaaatgaagacaaaaatgaagacaaaaatgaagacaaaaatgatgccaaaaatgatgacaaaaatgatgcCAAAAATGATGCCAAAAATGATGCCAAAAATGATGACTCAAAGGTGAGTCTGAGGGATGTGGCGAAAGACATGGTCAATCAGTCAAATGGGGGTATGAGACAGCTAAGCGGAAGGGGAACTCcaacaaatgagaaaaatcgAGGCGCAGAAAAGGTCAGCCACGGGGACGGCAGCAGAACCAACAGAAGTAGCAAAGTAGTGAACGAGAAAGCACGCAATGATGCGGCGTCTTTAAGTGGGAGGGCAACCGCACTAAATGGGAAGGGACAACCGCTTATTAGCAGAACCCCATCATTAACTAGCAGAACCCCCTCACTAGCTAGCAGAACCCCCTCACTAACTAGCAAAACCCCCTCACTAGCTAGCAGAACCCCCTCACTAACTAGCAGAACCCCCTCTCCAACTAGCAAAGCCACACCTCTAGCTACCAAACCGCTCATCttgggaataaaaaaaaatgaaaaaatcccGAATAAGCAAAACGTCTTCACCTCGAGGACCACACACAAcagagaaaaatacatagGCAGAAGTACCTCCCCAAATTTTCTGCACAATGATAGCTTtcaaaaaaacttaaaaaagacATTAATTGACACCATCATGAATCCTGACAAGGGGGAACGCACGCCAGAAGTGGCGCCAACAACAAGGATAACGCCAAGGATAACGCCAAGGACAACGCCAGGGACAACGCCAAGGACAACCCCAACCAAGGTGCCGAACAGAAGCGGACATCCTGACTTACTCAGAAGGGACACCCTTTTAAATCAAAAGCGCTTTCCACATGGAGACAAAACAAAAAGCGTGATCAAATACCCGTCGCCAATCAATGTGAATAGTGCCAAAGCGATTGGCTCCCACATGAAAGGGGATAACCTGTTCGAAACGAAGCAGCAAATTATGAGGAGGTACTCTACAACGGTTCGAAACAGAAACTCAGTGCTAAGAAAGAATAGCGTAAGGACGAATGGATATCCCTCCCTTTATAAACTAAATGGAgagggaaatgaaaaaaaaaaattatcctctCAGCTAGATGATACACCCAAAATGATGAGCTCTATTAACGACGCGCAAGCTCCTGACAAAACGGAATGGAGTATCAGAGAGGATGGAAAATCTTCTCATAATGATGTCTCACCGAGCAGTGCAAattataagaataaaatagcCTCTAAAATGTTTCCCttgcaaaggaaaaacataGACGGGTTGGGGAATtgggttttaaaaaatgggagacaGGTTAAGGAAACTTCGCCCACGGGGGGAGCTAAATATAGGAATAGTCCTGCGTCGAAGCAgggtacacaaaaatggggactACATAAACGGGTGGGAGGAGATAATGAACCATCCCCTTTGCATATGCCTAAACGATCCAGCACGATGAATTTTACGATGATAAATAAGGAATGTTCTTCAGTGCCAAGCAGGACACTGAAACGGTTTGATAGTGTAGCTAAGGatcagataaaaaaaggggtggatCTTAAAACGGGCTACAAATTAGATACAGATATGAAGCAGAAAGGTTTTTCCCCAGTGGATAATATTGACAAGGTGGGCCATGCATATTATGGTGTGAAAAGTAAAAGTAGATATACCTCGGAAGGAGACGAATGTGTGGGGGGTGATGTTGATGATGAGAGGGTGTCTGTGCCCAGTTATGATGTCAAGGGGGAGCAAAGTGGTGTCGAGGTGGAACACTCAATGAGGGAAACGCCACTCGAGGGGGGTGATCAAAGAGACGCGATGGAACgacaaacgggggaagcacTTCTAGAAggagaaacggaaaaaattgttaccCCCGAGGAATATACGCCAAATGGAGTAGTTACAGGGGAAGAGGTACATTACGACTCATCAGCAGTGAACTCGGTACAGACGAAGTACCGCGAAACAGATTTATATGAAGATTTTAACGACACCACCATGATGGTGTTAAAGAGAAATTTGGACTATGGAGAGGAGACGCCTAACTGTGttacccccattttgttaactcCGGGGGAGGATCAGCATCATGTCGATATTCTCTACAACTGTGACAGTTTAAGCGCGAAATGcgtaaaaatagaaaatgcCCCCCCCTACGAGCGGACGGAATGTGGACTCCCCGGAGGGGAGCCTGCCTATGAGGTGGAAAAAGTGGAtacgcaaaagggggggccaAACGGTGAGGCAGGCGAAGGTGAGGCAGGCGAAGGTGAGGCAGGCGAAGGTGAGGCAGGCGAAGGTGAACCGGACGAAGCTGAACAGGACAAAGCTGAACCGGACGAAGCTGAACCGGACAAAGCTGAACCGGACGAAGCTGAACCGGACGAAGCTGAACCGGACAAAGCTGAACCGGACGAAGCTGAACCGGACAAAGCTGAACCGGACGAAGCTGAACCGGACAAAGCTGAACCGGACGAAGCTGCTGAAAGTGGTTCCTCTCCCATGGCACAAAGTAACATCTTGGCAGGTGATGCACTTGTTGATgaggataaagaaaaaagcagtGGGACCCATATGGAAGTAAATCATCAGTCGGACGGGCTGCGCACCCTGCTAGGAGGAGAAGTGGCCCAATTTTGCACCTCCGAAGAAACACTCAGGGGTGAAGCGATAGATGCCCTTGAAAGTGAGAACGATAAGGTAGATAATTCAGACAGGGAGTTCATCACCCTCGTGAAGGAGGAGAATTTCCGCAAGGATAGCTCATCGGACAATGTCAGCAGGCATGTACAAATGAACGAGGGAGATAACATACCCgtaaaggaagaacaaaacggGGAGGACCTCATTCGAGGTGATAGTCCTGACATCATAAGTAAAGAGGGCAATGATTACGAGGGGGAGAATGGGGGAGTACCCGAAATAGGGCACATCAATAGAAGCGATTATGTATGCATAAGAGTAGAGTCCAAGGATGAGGACGTCATTACTGAGAATGTGAAAATTTACTTAAGGAGCAAAAGTCAAGAGGATGGATTCAAAGCCGAGTGGGGAGGGGGTGGTTCTAAAAGTTGTGTAACTAGCcaaagtgtaaaaaaggaggaaaatatatCAGAACAAGTGAATACTGGGGAGGTGAGCAAATTGGCCGTTTCGCACGATCGCGTGGGAAGTTGCAACTTCGAGGGGGGGAGTAATACGGGGGAGGTTACTATAAGGTGGGGGCATTCggaagaaggggaggaaaagagCAACGAAGAAAGGATGATGGTGGAGGAGGAGCGTGAAGAAAGGATGATGGTGGAGGGGGAGCGTGAAGAAAGGATGATGGTGGAGGAGGTGCACGAAGAAAGGATGAtggtggaggaggagcatGAAGAAAGGCTGATACTGGAGGAGGAGCGTGAAGAAAGGGTGATACTGGAGGAGGAGCGTGAAGAAAGGGTGATACTGGAGGGGGAGCACGAAGAAAGCTCATGCCCCCAACGTAGCGGCAAAGGTGAAGGGTGCAGTGGGGGAGCCGAGCCACCTGAAACACACAGTGCAAAGCAACTCCCATCTAGCTTAAGCGAGAATAATAACACACCGCAAAAAgttggggggagaaaaagctGTGCACGTGAAAAGAGTAGCACCATTTGTGGAGACGAACGAAGCAGTAAGAGTGGAAGCCATTTTAAGGCAACCCAGATATGTGTGAAGAAGCATTTTCCTCGAAGGaggcacaaaatggtgaggaaaaataacatgtataatttttgctccaaatataaaagaaattacaacCTGAGTTTGGATAACCgcaaggagaaggaaagaaaagtgCGAAACGATGTAGGAAAGAACGAACAGGTGGATACACATGCAGGGAGGGGCTTCTCAGGTGAAGGGGTCATTGTAGGGGGGG
The window above is part of the Plasmodium cynomolgi strain B DNA, chromosome 11, whole genome shotgun sequence genome. Proteins encoded here:
- a CDS encoding cell division cycle protein 48 homologue (putative), coding for MENSADVKAVADENNGDGKVTKKKNLSRLIVEEATNDDNSVVALNTKRMEELNFFRGDTILIKGKKRHSTICIILNDNELDEGKIRINKVARKNLRVCLGDIVYVKPCPEIPYGKKIQVLPLDDTIEGLAKDTLFEIFLKPYFNESYRPVKKGDLFLVRGGFMSVEFKVVEVDPDDFCIVSPDTVIYYEGDPIKRDDEEKLDEIGYDDIGGCKKQLAQIREMIELPLRHPGLFKTLGVKPPRGVLLYGPPGSGKTCIARAVANETGAFFFLINGPEVMSKMAGEAEANLRRAFEEAEKNSPAIIFIDEIDSIAPKREKTNGEVERRVVSQLLTLMDGIKSRGQVVVIAATNRQNSIDPALRRFGRFDREIDIGVPDDNGRFEILRIHTKNMKLSPDVKLEELASSTHGFVGADLAQLCTEAALTCIREKMDVIDLEDEIIDKEVLESMCVTQDHFNMALGTCNPSSLRETVVEVPNVKWDDIGGLDEVKNTLREMILYPIDHPDKFEKFGMSPSRGVLFYGPPGCGKTLLAKAVASECSANFVSIKGPELLTMWFGESEANVREVFDKARAAAPCVLFFDELDSIGTQRGSTLGDGSGAGDRVMNQLLTEIDGVGPKKNLFFIGATNRPELLDEALLRPGRLDQLIYIPLPDLAARISILSAILRKCPVADNVPIDFLAQKTAGFSGADLAELCQRAARAAIRDAIDAEEMNKKSKLQMYPNEKTENGENAQSIQNGTTVQNNEESTIKYEITRHHFKEGLAGARRSVSQADLIKYDNFRIKFDPLYKTKTGGGNDDFIIDWPDEENNEEPQEYNVDDDLYS